The Terrirubrum flagellatum nucleotide sequence CCCCATCGCGCCGGATAGCGTTGCACGAACCAGCAATAGCAGCCACAGGAGACAGAGTGTCGACTATCGCCGCTGTCGTGACTTTATGCGGCATCGTGACAAGAGCGCCGTGCGAATTTGACAAGCGAAAAAAGAGCTTCATGAATTCAGGGTAGTCCTCGCTACGGCAGCCTAGCGGCACAACGACCGCATCGATGGCTTCCCGTTCGAAGTAAGGGTTGTAAATCATTGGCGCACGAAAGCTTTCCGTTGGAAAGCCCAGATGTCCGATAATCTTCGTCGTCCCGCTAATCACGATTGGCCCCTTAGCTGAGCCCGATGCCTGGAAGCCGGATTTGCTGACCTGTTCGCGCCGATCGCTCCACCGCGTCGATGACTTGCAGCGTGGCAAGACCCTCGCGCCCAGAGGCGATAGGCTGCGCGCCATTCCTGATCACATCGCAAAAATGCCGAACCTGAAGGCTAAGCGGATCTTCCGGGGTGAAGGGAACCCTTTCGCGCTGCAGGGGCTCAAGCCAGCTACGGACGTCACGATTGCTCCAGACTTCCAACTGCGGGATCGAAAGCGAGCCATGCGTGCCGCCGATCTGATAGCACGACTGATCTTGGCGCGGGTAAGCCGGATTCTCGCCGGTCGTTTGCTCCCAGCTCCAAGGTCCAACGACACTGTCTGAAACGTTGACCGTCCCGAGGACGCCACTGGCAAACTGGAGCAGGATGACCGCGGTCTCTTCTACCGCATGTCCCCTTACCGCATTCGAACTTGCTGCGTTAACGGCAACAACTTCGCCGCAGAGATATCGAAACAAGTCGATGTCATGGATGAGATTGAGGAGGATCGGACCTGCGCCCTTCTCTCGCCGCCAAGCTATATCGAAGTAGTCATCAGGCTTCATCAGCCAGAACTGGCCGTGTAGGGTGAGAACGCGCCCTAACCACCCTGCATCGAGAATTTCTTTCGCTTTCGCGATCATCGGATTGTAACGCCGGTGATGCCCAACCAGCAGCGGAACATGTTTGGCGTCAGCGGTTCG carries:
- a CDS encoding Gfo/Idh/MocA family oxidoreductase → MTNKSPVRLAVVGAGLIGKRHAEHVAREDAAVLSVVVDPSDVGRDLAARLGAKWHRSIADMIRDDRPEGVIIATPNQMHVVNGLEVIDVGIPAIVEKPLADDLAGAEKLVRTADAKHVPLLVGHHRRYNPMIAKAKEILDAGWLGRVLTLHGQFWLMKPDDYFDIAWRREKGAGPILLNLIHDIDLFRYLCGEVVAVNAASSNAVRGHAVEETAVILLQFASGVLGTVNVSDSVVGPWSWEQTTGENPAYPRQDQSCYQIGGTHGSLSIPQLEVWSNRDVRSWLEPLQRERVPFTPEDPLSLQVRHFCDVIRNGAQPIASGREGLATLQVIDAVERSARTGQQIRLPGIGLS